Within the Bacillus sp. FSL K6-3431 genome, the region GATTTTATTTTTGTTGAAGGGGAAGAAATAACAAAACGGCTTGCTAGCACAGAAGTGTTTAATAAGCGGGGTGTGGAGGTTATTCCCAGTATTTATGCAACGGGCTTATCATCAGGGGTTGTCACTCAAGAAGCATACAGATATTTCGCCGATAAGATTCTTACAACTTTGGAAACGGAGCCCGAAATTGATGGCATTTGGCTGCATTTACACGGATCAATGGTAGTAGAAAACATCGGATCTGGTGAGCTTGCATTGTTAAAGGAGATAAGGGGATATGTAGGAGATGAGGTACCGATATCTTTAACCCTGGATATTCATGCGAATAATGCTATTAATCTGAATGAGTATGTGAACATAGTATGTTCATATCGTACAGTTCCACATGTCGACCAGTATGAAACCGAGCAAATTACAGCACATCTCTTAATAGATGCAATAGAGAAAAGGTCAATGATTAAACCATCTTTTATTCGTCTCCCAATGGTGATTTCTGGAGAGAAGGCCCTTGGTGCTGCTGAACCACTTAAATCTATTTTTGCAAAATTAGAAGAGGTCGAAAACAGGGAAGGTATTTTAACCGCATCATTCTTCATTTGCCACGCATGGAGTGATTCGGAGAACACAGCATCTTCTATAATTGTTACACCACTTTCTGAGTCATATGAGGGAGTAGCGGATGAAGTTGCAAAGGAATTAGCAGAGTATGTGTATAATAAGCGGAATGAATTTGAATTTGATGCACTTGTACTTGAACCTGAGGAGGCCATAGGTAGAGCGCTAAATGAAAAAGAAAAACCAGTCTTTATCTCTGACTCGGGAGATAACTCTACGGCTGGTGCACCAGGAATAAATACACTATTGCTTCGGTTATTGAATGAAAAAGAATTAGGGAGTAAGAAAATCGCTATTGCTGCAATATTTGATGAAGAAGCCTTTAAACTATTAAATGTATGCAAAGTTGGGGAGCGTATTTCAATAAGAGTTGGAAAA harbors:
- a CDS encoding M81 family metallopeptidase, which translates into the protein MVKIVVGSFYHETNTFNPFQTNTEDFIFVEGEEITKRLASTEVFNKRGVEVIPSIYATGLSSGVVTQEAYRYFADKILTTLETEPEIDGIWLHLHGSMVVENIGSGELALLKEIRGYVGDEVPISLTLDIHANNAINLNEYVNIVCSYRTVPHVDQYETEQITAHLLIDAIEKRSMIKPSFIRLPMVISGEKALGAAEPLKSIFAKLEEVENREGILTASFFICHAWSDSENTASSIIVTPLSESYEGVADEVAKELAEYVYNKRNEFEFDALVLEPEEAIGRALNEKEKPVFISDSGDNSTAGAPGINTLLLRLLNEKELGSKKIAIAAIFDEEAFKLLNVCKVGERISIRVGKDYDKNSAPVFLEGTLKAKGDLLGYSNVSADKVGEVCTVTVGNLDVVIANRGDSFITINHFTSAGININDYDIIVVKQGYLFDELSAVSKLDILAMTPGATYQRIEDLPYQFIPRPIFPLDQGKEDLTSILQL